The Desulfovibrio sp. JC022 genome window below encodes:
- the trbB gene encoding P-type conjugative transfer ATPase TrbB, translating into MDERLVRNLLHNMGPTIVSALEDEKVVEIMVNPDGKLWIEKLGEEMAVAGALASSQTAMIISLVASALDTTVTDKNPIIEGELPAEKPLNGSRFEGLYPPVVRSASFTIRKKASRVIPLEDYVVSGTMNLEVMKGTLAAVKDKKNIVVIGGTGSGKTTLVNGIIKSISEVSPADRLVIIEDTAELQSQSRNSIFLHTTPHTSIQSLVRATMRLRPDRILVGEVRGGEALDLLKAWNTGHPGGIATVHANSAAEGLLRIEQLISEASTSPMPQLIGSAVDFLIFIRRTRKGRTVSEVAEVIGYDPVNQKYILEYIYDENK; encoded by the coding sequence ATGGATGAGCGGCTTGTCAGAAACCTGCTGCACAACATGGGACCGACCATTGTTTCAGCTCTGGAAGATGAAAAAGTAGTTGAAATCATGGTCAACCCGGACGGCAAACTCTGGATTGAAAAGCTCGGTGAAGAAATGGCCGTAGCCGGTGCTCTAGCTTCCAGCCAGACCGCCATGATCATTTCATTGGTTGCCAGTGCTTTGGACACAACCGTTACCGACAAAAATCCCATCATTGAGGGCGAATTGCCCGCTGAAAAGCCGCTCAACGGCAGTCGTTTTGAAGGTTTGTATCCGCCCGTTGTACGTAGTGCTTCTTTCACCATCAGGAAGAAGGCCAGCCGGGTCATTCCTCTGGAAGACTACGTGGTCAGCGGGACCATGAACCTTGAAGTTATGAAAGGGACTCTGGCCGCCGTTAAGGACAAGAAAAATATTGTCGTCATTGGCGGGACCGGGTCCGGCAAAACCACGCTGGTCAACGGCATTATCAAATCAATTTCGGAAGTCTCCCCTGCCGACCGGTTGGTTATCATCGAAGACACTGCGGAACTGCAAAGTCAGTCCCGCAATTCAATTTTTCTGCACACTACTCCGCATACCTCCATCCAGTCATTGGTCCGGGCGACAATGAGGCTTCGCCCGGACCGGATACTTGTGGGTGAGGTGCGCGGAGGTGAAGCCCTCGACCTGCTCAAGGCTTGGAACACCGGGCATCCCGGCGGCATTGCCACTGTTCACGCCAACTCTGCGGCAGAAGGTCTGCTGCGTATTGAGCAACTTATCTCGGAAGCATCCACTTCGCCCATGCCGCAACTGATCGGCTCGGCTGTGGACTTTCTGATTTTCATCCGCCGTACCCGCAAGGGCAGGACAGTATCCGAGGTGGCGGAAGTAATCGGATACGACCCTGTAAATCAAAAATACATCCTGGAGTACATCTACGATGAAAACAAATAA
- a CDS encoding TrbC/VirB2 family protein: protein MKTNKHKYLPLLAILLLTALPDAAFASNSINELSTPMEMVVGTITGPVGRWICIGGMGISGIAFIMKREELEGGFKTLLKTVFGMSFVALAASIVDSIFSFSGAVV, encoded by the coding sequence ATGAAAACAAATAAGCATAAATATCTGCCCCTTCTGGCAATACTCCTGCTGACCGCTCTGCCTGATGCAGCCTTTGCTTCCAACTCAATCAATGAACTCAGCACGCCCATGGAAATGGTGGTCGGCACCATCACCGGGCCGGTTGGCCGTTGGATCTGCATCGGCGGCATGGGGATCTCCGGCATCGCTTTTATCATGAAAAGGGAAGAACTTGAGGGCGGCTTCAAAACCCTGCTCAAAACCGTATTCGGCATGTCCTTTGTTGCGCTGGCTGCATCAATTGTCGATTCAATCTTCAGCTTTTCCGGGGCGGTAGTATGA
- the trbD gene encoding conjugal transfer protein TrbD — translation MSGRKIPIHASLYRPSLVMGAEREPLLYSALFAILIALGGFTLYAGGAALVFWVVTVFVLQKTASFDPQLSKIGLRHFNQQNFYAARSTPWQIGGAKLK, via the coding sequence ATGAGTGGAAGGAAAATCCCCATCCACGCTTCCCTGTACCGGCCTTCGCTGGTCATGGGTGCCGAGCGCGAACCGCTGCTTTATTCCGCGCTGTTCGCCATCCTGATCGCCCTTGGAGGATTCACCCTCTACGCTGGCGGTGCTGCCCTTGTATTCTGGGTTGTAACGGTCTTCGTTCTGCAAAAGACAGCCAGCTTTGATCCGCAGCTTTCCAAGATCGGCCTGCGCCATTTCAACCAGCAGAATTTTTACGCTGCCCGTTCCACTCCGTGGCAGATCGGCGGGGCAAAGCTGAAATGA
- a CDS encoding conjugal transfer protein TrbE (type IV secretion system ATPase VirB4 family), with protein MIALKDYRHKPKGLPDLLPYAAMVNNGVLLCKDGSLMTGWKFRAQDTASSTAEELAVVSSRVNSGIKNLDSGWMLHVEAIRSTATEYPHSGTSFFPDFVTQAIEDERRNIFESSGTFYSTETYLIVTYKPEFLTQKLSSLAYENAAAVNHLEKALDKFLTVAQELEDSLSLSMELTHLADFEFPDEHGNIHTYSTFLSLLNKCLTGEEHPILLPKVPMYLDALLGGQDLTGGLQPSIGGRFIKVLAVDGFPPDSWPSMLSNFESLPIEYRFSTRFICMDQYEAQQELEKFRKTWSQQIYKIWDQLKDNANAKENRDARSMADDAEQAIEELQSGLVGAGFYTAVIVLMSEDLGELEENTRELRRKLLDQGFPSRIEGINALEAWLGSHPGNSYANVRRPIINTMNLADLLPLATIWAGREHNPSDKFPPSSPPLMYCATNGSTPFRLNLHVSDIGHTLIFGPTGAGKSTLLGILAAQFRRYQKATIFTFDKGKSMLPLCLGAGGSHYEIAGDDSLLSFAPLQHVDSDAEQSWAEEWIETLATMQGLNVLPAHRNAIHIAMSMIRNNPEHMRSMTDFYHSLQNEELREAIKHYTGEGAMGRLLDASSDDLGISDFMVFEIEELMNLGDKNIIPVLLYLFHRIEKALDGQPALLILDEAWIMLGHKVFREKIREWLKVLRKANCAVVLATQSLSDASRSGILDVLVESCPTKIYLPNPAAIQEAQYKLYQGLGLNSRQIEIIASATPKRDYYVVSPEGRRLIELALGPVALSFVGASDKASLARIRDLANIHGQEWPQHWLQERQGDFI; from the coding sequence ATGATTGCGCTCAAAGATTACCGCCACAAACCCAAAGGGCTCCCGGACCTGCTGCCTTATGCGGCCATGGTCAATAACGGCGTGCTGCTCTGCAAAGACGGTTCGCTCATGACCGGATGGAAATTCCGCGCACAGGATACGGCCTCCAGCACCGCTGAAGAACTGGCTGTGGTCAGCAGCCGGGTAAACAGCGGGATCAAAAATCTTGATTCCGGCTGGATGCTGCATGTGGAGGCTATCCGCTCAACTGCGACTGAATATCCGCACTCCGGGACAAGCTTTTTCCCGGATTTCGTCACACAGGCCATTGAAGATGAAAGAAGAAATATATTTGAATCGTCCGGGACATTTTATTCCACCGAGACTTATCTGATTGTCACTTATAAGCCTGAATTTCTAACCCAGAAGTTGAGCAGCCTTGCTTATGAAAATGCCGCTGCCGTCAATCATCTTGAAAAGGCTCTGGATAAGTTCCTGACTGTTGCACAGGAGCTGGAAGATTCCCTTTCGCTCTCAATGGAACTGACTCACCTTGCAGACTTTGAGTTCCCGGATGAGCACGGAAACATTCATACATATTCAACCTTCCTGTCCCTGCTGAATAAATGCCTTACCGGCGAAGAGCATCCGATACTGCTGCCCAAAGTACCTATGTATCTTGATGCTCTTCTCGGCGGGCAGGATCTGACCGGGGGCTTGCAGCCTAGCATCGGCGGCAGGTTCATCAAAGTTCTGGCAGTGGACGGCTTTCCGCCGGATAGCTGGCCGTCCATGCTTTCCAATTTTGAATCCCTGCCCATTGAATACAGGTTTTCCACCCGCTTCATCTGCATGGATCAGTACGAGGCCCAGCAGGAATTGGAGAAGTTCAGAAAAACTTGGTCGCAGCAGATTTATAAAATCTGGGATCAGCTCAAGGACAATGCCAACGCCAAGGAGAACAGGGACGCCAGAAGCATGGCTGACGATGCCGAACAGGCCATTGAAGAGCTTCAATCCGGTCTGGTCGGTGCCGGTTTCTACACTGCCGTCATTGTTCTGATGAGTGAAGACTTGGGCGAGCTGGAAGAAAACACCAGAGAATTGCGTCGCAAACTGCTTGATCAGGGTTTTCCCAGCCGCATTGAAGGAATCAACGCCCTTGAAGCGTGGCTCGGATCGCATCCCGGTAATTCCTACGCCAATGTGCGCCGCCCGATCATCAACACCATGAATCTGGCCGACCTGCTGCCGCTGGCTACAATCTGGGCTGGCCGGGAACATAATCCTTCAGACAAGTTCCCGCCTTCCTCGCCGCCGCTCATGTACTGCGCCACCAACGGCTCAACACCGTTCAGGCTGAACCTGCATGTGAGCGACATCGGGCATACCCTGATTTTCGGGCCCACCGGAGCGGGTAAATCCACTTTGCTGGGAATTCTGGCGGCCCAGTTCCGCCGTTATCAGAAGGCTACCATTTTTACTTTCGACAAGGGCAAATCAATGCTCCCGCTCTGCCTTGGTGCTGGCGGATCTCATTATGAAATCGCCGGTGATGATTCTCTTTTGTCCTTTGCTCCGCTTCAGCACGTTGATTCGGATGCTGAACAAAGCTGGGCGGAAGAATGGATCGAAACCTTGGCGACAATGCAGGGCTTGAACGTGCTTCCGGCCCACAGAAACGCCATTCATATCGCCATGTCCATGATCAGGAACAACCCTGAACACATGCGTTCCATGACCGACTTTTACCACAGCCTGCAAAACGAAGAACTACGCGAGGCCATCAAGCACTACACCGGAGAAGGAGCCATGGGCAGACTGCTTGATGCCAGCTCCGACGATCTCGGCATTTCGGATTTTATGGTCTTTGAAATCGAGGAGCTTATGAACCTCGGTGACAAGAACATCATCCCGGTCCTGCTCTATCTCTTCCACCGCATTGAAAAAGCATTGGACGGCCAGCCCGCGCTGCTCATTCTTGATGAAGCGTGGATCATGCTCGGCCATAAGGTCTTCAGGGAAAAGATACGGGAATGGCTCAAGGTTCTGCGTAAGGCCAACTGTGCGGTAGTGCTGGCTACGCAATCCCTTTCAGATGCAAGCCGTTCCGGGATTCTGGATGTGCTGGTGGAGTCCTGCCCGACCAAAATCTACCTGCCTAATCCGGCGGCAATTCAGGAAGCCCAGTACAAGCTTTATCAGGGTCTGGGACTCAACTCCCGCCAGATTGAAATCATCGCTTCGGCCACACCCAAACGTGACTACTACGTGGTTTCCCCGGAAGGTCGGCGACTCATTGAGCTGGCTCTCGGCCCGGTCGCGCTTTCGTTTGTGGGAGCGTCCGACAAAGCGAGTCTGGCCCGCATTCGGGATCTTGCAAATATTCATGGTCAGGAATGGCCCCAGCACTGGCTTCAGGAAAGACAAGGAGACTTTATATGA
- the trbJ gene encoding P-type conjugative transfer protein TrbJ, producing the protein MKMRQVAPAIALFVGLISAAPASAMTVTCVNCSDKFLQMLERVTNVEQLESMWRTYKEEMMQTQQQIMMVQQNIQQYTNMVRNTIRLPFAIKNSVIRDFKRLAQLSKNLVTTVGDIEVLDGIYEAQYPDFNSAKRLVGQPNAKFTKKYKEYWSKWSERVDAATKATFKLSGSQLQEISDSAEFESYIEGLLSTPEGRMQALEAANQLSSVQIQEIRKLRALLATQIQNQSMIEAKKEKDQQMLRQDSEKFFAPTYGEACKKEAGPEPLGF; encoded by the coding sequence ATGAAAATGCGACAAGTCGCGCCCGCAATAGCTTTGTTTGTGGGGCTTATCAGCGCAGCACCGGCTTCCGCCATGACCGTAACCTGCGTCAATTGCAGTGACAAATTCCTGCAAATGCTGGAGCGGGTCACAAACGTTGAGCAGCTTGAATCCATGTGGCGGACCTACAAGGAAGAAATGATGCAGACCCAGCAGCAAATCATGATGGTGCAGCAAAATATCCAGCAGTACACCAACATGGTTCGGAACACGATCCGTCTGCCGTTTGCCATCAAAAACAGCGTCATCCGGGACTTCAAAAGACTGGCTCAGCTTTCAAAGAATCTGGTCACCACCGTGGGCGATATTGAGGTTCTGGACGGCATTTACGAGGCCCAGTACCCGGACTTCAATTCCGCCAAAAGACTGGTCGGCCAGCCTAACGCCAAGTTTACCAAGAAATACAAGGAATACTGGTCCAAGTGGTCAGAAAGAGTCGATGCTGCAACCAAAGCCACATTTAAGCTTTCCGGCAGTCAGTTGCAGGAAATCAGCGATTCTGCGGAATTTGAGTCCTACATTGAAGGTCTTCTCAGCACGCCGGAAGGACGCATGCAGGCCCTTGAAGCTGCCAACCAGCTCAGCAGCGTTCAGATTCAGGAAATCCGCAAACTCCGTGCGCTGCTGGCTACCCAGATTCAAAATCAGTCCATGATTGAGGCCAAAAAGGAAAAGGATCAGCAGATGCTGCGACAGGACAGCGAAAAATTCTTTGCCCCGACCTACGGCGAAGCCTGCAAAAAAGAAGCTGGCCCGGAGCCGCTCGGATTCTAG
- the trbL gene encoding P-type conjugative transfer protein TrbL, protein MVAVNYRFILFAGFVFSVLLVLFMAADASANTSAAGTATDDTQILSRIAMEFHAKAGKWDDLLTEHAKVLFRLLLILDVCFLGFRIATKQTGIDEAMAEFIMLMLYAGLMFAILIYYKEWTNQIIIGLSRTAQELGAPPVTAGSIFLAGVQVFDTMLSSMSWDIAKSAGLVLVAIAICISFSMIAAQVILVKCEAYIVLNAGIILLGFSGSKITRDYAINFIKYAFSVAMKLFTMQLLISLSIDFINGFQKPEINFAEVLVILGASIVILALTMSIPDIISGLINGPLSSSGRYLTSAVTAVSTSTSTVVKGAAGGMIEAKRGTDAVREASSYANTAGKTGFGKLGHMAATGIQSVRDNLSQSRAGGIRSSTKTQHEAYKMQLPPDSSD, encoded by the coding sequence ATGGTTGCTGTAAACTATCGTTTCATCCTCTTTGCGGGCTTTGTCTTCTCCGTCCTGCTGGTTCTGTTCATGGCTGCTGACGCTTCTGCAAACACTTCGGCGGCTGGCACAGCCACAGACGACACGCAGATACTCTCCCGTATCGCCATGGAATTCCACGCCAAGGCAGGTAAATGGGATGATCTGCTCACCGAGCACGCCAAGGTTCTGTTTAGACTTCTCCTGATTCTGGATGTCTGCTTTTTGGGCTTTCGTATAGCCACCAAACAGACCGGAATTGATGAAGCCATGGCTGAATTCATCATGCTCATGCTCTACGCCGGGCTGATGTTCGCCATACTCATTTACTACAAGGAATGGACCAACCAGATCATTATCGGGCTGAGCAGAACAGCGCAGGAACTTGGGGCCCCGCCGGTGACGGCAGGCAGCATTTTTCTGGCCGGGGTTCAGGTCTTCGACACCATGCTTTCAAGCATGAGCTGGGACATCGCCAAATCCGCCGGTCTGGTGTTGGTCGCCATCGCCATCTGCATCAGCTTCTCCATGATCGCCGCGCAGGTAATTCTTGTAAAATGCGAAGCTTACATCGTCCTCAATGCGGGGATCATCCTGCTCGGCTTCAGCGGTTCCAAGATCACCCGCGATTACGCCATCAACTTCATTAAGTACGCTTTCTCGGTGGCGATGAAGCTCTTCACCATGCAGCTTCTAATCTCGCTGAGCATTGATTTTATCAACGGCTTCCAAAAACCGGAAATCAACTTTGCGGAAGTGCTGGTCATCCTCGGCGCGTCAATCGTCATTCTGGCCCTGACCATGTCCATCCCGGACATCATTTCAGGGCTGATCAACGGACCGCTATCCTCATCAGGAAGATATCTGACCTCTGCCGTTACAGCGGTAAGCACCAGCACAAGCACTGTTGTGAAAGGTGCGGCAGGTGGAATGATCGAGGCCAAACGCGGAACCGATGCGGTCCGCGAAGCCAGCTCCTACGCCAACACCGCCGGAAAAACCGGCTTCGGAAAACTGGGCCACATGGCCGCCACCGGCATCCAATCTGTACGGGATAATCTATCCCAAAGCCGGGCTGGCGGTATCCGCAGCAGCACCAAAACCCAGCACGAAGCATACAAGATGCAACTCCCACCGGACTCATCTGACTAA
- a CDS encoding type IV secretion system protein yields the protein MPKNRPNSAYLAAKEEWFERYGSYIKSCNQWRFAALIMALTVCLSLCVNIVQAVQSKVVPYVVEVDKLGQSVAVKRADQAGPVSKRIIQAEIANLITNWRTVTADIGLQKKMVRRMSSFVIGAARGATKSWYETHNPYQRGQKTLVEIDIKGIPLPVSSESWRIEWLETVRNHSGVAVSSTKYEATLKVRISPPTTDSQIIRNPAGVYVTELSWAKLLEQ from the coding sequence ATGCCCAAAAACCGTCCAAATTCTGCCTATTTAGCCGCCAAAGAAGAATGGTTCGAGCGTTATGGCAGCTACATAAAAAGCTGTAATCAATGGCGTTTTGCCGCTTTGATCATGGCCCTGACCGTTTGCCTGTCGCTTTGCGTCAACATTGTTCAGGCCGTGCAGAGCAAGGTCGTTCCCTACGTGGTCGAAGTGGACAAACTCGGCCAGTCCGTTGCCGTCAAACGTGCCGATCAGGCCGGTCCGGTTTCAAAGCGGATCATTCAGGCCGAAATCGCCAACCTGATCACCAACTGGCGCACCGTCACCGCAGACATCGGACTCCAGAAAAAGATGGTCCGGCGCATGTCCTCCTTTGTGATCGGCGCGGCCAGAGGTGCCACCAAGAGCTGGTACGAAACCCATAACCCTTACCAGCGGGGACAGAAAACCCTTGTTGAAATCGACATCAAGGGCATCCCGCTGCCGGTCAGCTCCGAGAGCTGGCGTATCGAATGGCTGGAAACCGTGCGCAACCATTCCGGTGTTGCCGTTTCCAGCACCAAATATGAAGCGACCCTCAAGGTTCGCATATCCCCACCAACAACTGACAGCCAGATTATCAGGAACCCTGCGGGCGTTTACGTCACAGAGCTCTCCTGGGCGAAACTTCTTGAACAATAG
- the trbG gene encoding P-type conjugative transfer protein TrbG — translation MKQTLLSIFLVLISVCTAWASPLPAPDYISKKDVPLNSKEWAALKLSREWMNRKIKPIMQSNGKVVYVYGATLPTLICSPLMASDLELQPGENVNDVIIGDTARWMVVVGRSGMPGRERTHLIIKPLDAGLVTSAVITTDRRTYHLKLVSRRKGHTPYVAFLYPEDQQKILKASLKKKERKEVWETTSIAGKTVDLSTLDFSYAISGDDASWKPMRVYNDGIRTFIQLPRTSSQTEIPVLLVEKAGQEAIVNYRVKGHAMIVDEIFEKAILVAGTGMDQAKVEINRIEVTK, via the coding sequence ATGAAACAGACTCTTCTCTCAATATTCCTTGTGCTTATTAGCGTCTGCACGGCATGGGCCTCGCCGCTGCCTGCACCGGATTACATCAGCAAAAAAGACGTTCCCCTGAACAGCAAGGAGTGGGCCGCACTCAAGCTTTCTCGGGAATGGATGAACCGCAAAATCAAGCCGATCATGCAGAGTAACGGCAAGGTCGTTTACGTCTACGGCGCGACTCTGCCGACCCTGATCTGCTCTCCGCTCATGGCCTCGGATCTTGAACTCCAGCCCGGTGAAAACGTTAATGACGTCATCATCGGCGACACCGCCCGCTGGATGGTGGTTGTGGGCCGATCCGGGATGCCGGGCCGGGAACGTACCCACCTCATAATCAAGCCCCTTGATGCCGGACTGGTAACCAGCGCGGTCATCACCACCGACCGCCGCACCTATCACCTGAAACTGGTTTCCCGGCGCAAGGGACACACTCCCTACGTGGCCTTTCTGTACCCGGAAGATCAGCAGAAAATCCTTAAAGCCAGCCTGAAAAAGAAAGAACGCAAAGAGGTCTGGGAGACCACCAGCATTGCAGGCAAGACCGTGGATCTTTCGACCCTAGACTTCAGCTACGCCATCAGCGGCGATGATGCGAGCTGGAAGCCCATGCGCGTCTACAACGATGGAATCAGGACTTTTATCCAGCTTCCGAGGACATCCAGCCAAACCGAAATTCCGGTGCTGCTGGTGGAAAAGGCCGGGCAGGAAGCAATCGTCAATTACCGGGTCAAAGGCCACGCCATGATCGTTGATGAAATCTTTGAAAAAGCAATCCTCGTGGCCGGGACCGGAATGGATCAAGCCAAGGTGGAAATAAACCGTATTGAGGTAACAAAATGA
- a CDS encoding TcpQ domain-containing protein: MRKLIPLLLLLIAASGCSVKRAGSRIEAEIMSQQTTMYQEQEIEPLVEEAALKVAGHYPPGRTVLHLNVPDNDFGWKFDASLRAQGFQFSPASTDPNVLDMDMVFDGIGNSTLYYLHVKASDGWSFGQVYSLTHDGFEKAGLLTQTPAFFEFVGNDSKQVESPLDEDWNIIPGGLRDQLKRWAGRAEYTLVWKAPHDFQMQAEATFRDTFPRAVKRLFSRMHASGNSLRVTIYQANKVVEVCED, encoded by the coding sequence ATGAGAAAATTGATTCCCTTACTCCTGCTGCTCATCGCTGCCAGCGGATGCTCCGTAAAACGTGCGGGCAGCCGGATTGAAGCTGAAATAATGAGCCAGCAGACAACCATGTACCAAGAGCAGGAAATTGAGCCGTTGGTGGAAGAAGCCGCGCTCAAAGTTGCCGGGCATTATCCTCCGGGCCGGACCGTCCTGCACCTGAATGTTCCTGACAACGACTTCGGCTGGAAATTCGACGCCAGTCTCCGCGCACAGGGTTTCCAATTCAGCCCCGCATCCACTGATCCCAACGTGCTGGATATGGACATGGTCTTTGATGGCATCGGCAACAGCACCCTCTACTACCTGCATGTCAAAGCTTCGGACGGCTGGTCTTTCGGGCAGGTCTACAGCCTCACCCATGATGGATTTGAAAAAGCCGGTCTGCTGACTCAGACCCCCGCCTTTTTTGAGTTCGTGGGCAATGACTCCAAGCAGGTTGAATCCCCTCTTGACGAAGACTGGAACATCATTCCCGGCGGTCTGCGGGATCAGCTCAAACGCTGGGCCGGTCGCGCTGAATACACACTGGTCTGGAAAGCTCCCCACGACTTCCAGATGCAGGCCGAAGCCACTTTCCGGGACACCTTCCCCAGAGCCGTCAAACGGCTATTTTCCAGAATGCACGCCAGCGGAAATTCACTGCGCGTAACCATCTATCAGGCCAACAAGGTCGTTGAAGTCTGCGAGGATTAA